The Nitrospinota bacterium genome contains a region encoding:
- a CDS encoding PAS domain S-box protein, producing the protein MPLKIQSLKKKIILSFSAFVGVALTFITLAVGFILTSTLNQELRRTLLSEARYTLKGIDNRISFLAERIKQFSQNKFVVNSLVDVEGRNIYLPKLVESFNQTGDLVSTTIVDYKGKTIFKKSNFKGTNDSLINLHDTLEGGKFFVGINKNSNNIIMAAPIKYHDSPQGAVISEFKISAILNRTLVKRPFIYYKINTKNGLIIKKNYLDDQSYVSVQINSIEEFEYLNELINSLEIGESKDIIDLRMKKAVIKLIFIGLIFLVLSIVLAFRIGANISDPILRLCKKITSGLDKDTRCSPVGTNDELEILASEFDNQAIKLLKAKDLLEQKLKELDIKERESRSVIDTAFDAFISTDSSGIIKKWNQRAEEIFGWSEEEVLGRGIDSLIVPERYRKDLRFSIEGAEDFTGFTKAKNKIECMVFNKDRHEIPVEISISPLLNGEKITFNTFISDITERRNLQIQLNHVQKLESIGQLAAGIAHEINTPLQYVGDNTRFIQDSMKELIPLIKEYHVLSENPEGEKLSLILKQLEERYEENDVGYLLDEIPDAIEQSLEGINRVTKIVGAMKEFSHPGMSEKKMNNINKAIETTINVSRNEWKYVAEIETELATDLPLIPCYLNDINQVVLNLIVNAAHAIKDKLSESENNLGKITISSRMMGDSVEIRISDTGMGIPEEIRPRIFDPFFTTKEVGLGTGQGLSIAHTIIVKKHQGTIDFETEAGEGTTFIIRLPLESI; encoded by the coding sequence ATGCCTTTAAAAATACAGAGTCTTAAAAAGAAAATAATTCTAAGTTTTTCTGCTTTTGTTGGAGTAGCTTTAACTTTTATTACATTAGCCGTTGGATTTATACTCACCTCCACATTAAATCAAGAATTAAGGAGAACGTTGCTATCTGAAGCTCGTTATACATTGAAAGGTATTGATAATCGGATTTCATTCTTAGCGGAAAGAATTAAGCAATTTAGCCAGAACAAATTTGTAGTAAACAGTTTGGTCGATGTGGAAGGTAGAAACATCTATTTGCCAAAGCTGGTCGAAAGTTTTAATCAAACTGGAGATTTGGTGTCTACGACCATCGTTGATTATAAGGGCAAAACTATATTCAAAAAAAGCAATTTCAAGGGCACAAATGATTCTTTAATAAATTTACACGACACTTTAGAGGGCGGAAAGTTTTTTGTTGGAATAAATAAAAATTCAAACAATATAATAATGGCTGCTCCTATAAAATATCATGACTCACCACAAGGAGCTGTGATTTCAGAATTTAAAATTTCTGCTATTTTAAATCGCACTCTGGTTAAAAGACCATTCATTTATTACAAAATTAATACTAAAAATGGATTAATAATTAAAAAGAATTACCTGGATGACCAAAGCTATGTTTCGGTGCAAATTAACTCGATTGAAGAATTCGAATATTTAAATGAATTAATTAATTCATTAGAGATTGGAGAATCGAAAGATATTATTGATTTGCGGATGAAGAAGGCCGTTATAAAATTAATTTTCATTGGCTTAATCTTTTTGGTTCTTTCAATTGTTCTGGCGTTTAGAATTGGCGCAAATATCTCTGACCCTATTTTAAGACTGTGTAAAAAAATAACATCGGGCCTGGACAAGGATACAAGATGTAGTCCTGTAGGGACAAATGATGAGTTAGAAATATTGGCCAGCGAATTTGATAATCAAGCCATAAAATTATTAAAAGCTAAGGATCTTTTAGAGCAAAAACTCAAAGAACTAGACATTAAAGAACGAGAATCCCGGTCAGTTATTGACACTGCTTTCGACGCTTTTATTTCGACAGATTCGTCGGGCATAATCAAGAAATGGAATCAAAGGGCGGAAGAGATATTTGGCTGGTCGGAGGAAGAGGTTTTAGGCCGTGGAATCGATAGCCTAATCGTCCCGGAAAGATATCGGAAAGATTTGAGATTTAGTATCGAAGGGGCTGAAGACTTTACAGGATTTACCAAAGCTAAGAATAAGATAGAATGCATGGTTTTCAATAAAGACCGACACGAGATTCCCGTAGAAATATCAATCTCGCCTTTATTAAACGGTGAGAAGATAACATTCAACACTTTTATTTCGGATATTACGGAACGTCGGAATTTGCAAATCCAACTAAATCATGTTCAAAAGTTAGAGTCGATAGGTCAACTAGCGGCGGGCATAGCCCACGAAATCAACACGCCGTTACAATATGTTGGCGACAACACCCGCTTTATCCAGGATTCCATGAAAGAGTTGATCCCTTTAATAAAGGAATATCATGTGTTGAGCGAAAATCCTGAAGGTGAAAAACTTTCTTTAATTCTTAAGCAATTAGAAGAAAGATATGAAGAGAATGACGTCGGTTATTTACTAGACGAAATACCCGATGCGATAGAACAATCTTTGGAGGGAATTAATCGAGTAACCAAAATAGTTGGGGCTATGAAGGAATTTTCGCATCCGGGAATGAGCGAGAAAAAAATGAACAACATAAACAAAGCGATAGAAACAACGATCAATGTATCGCGAAACGAATGGAAATACGTTGCGGAGATAGAAACCGAATTAGCGACCGATCTTCCTCTTATTCCCTGTTATTTAAACGATATTAACCAGGTGGTATTAAACTTAATTGTTAATGCGGCTCATGCAATAAAAGATAAATTATCTGAAAGTGAAAACAATCTAGGCAAAATTACGATCAGTTCAAGAATGATGGGGGATAGCGTAGAAATTAGAATATCTGATACGGGGATGGGAATACCCGAAGAGATCCGACCGAGAATCTTTGATCCATTTTTTACAACCAAAGAAGTTGGTCTGGGCACAGGGCAGGGATTATCCATAGCTCACACAATTATCGTGAAAAAACATCAGGGAACAATCGATTTCGAAACCGAAGCGGGTGAGGGCACCACTTTTATTATCAGGCTACCATTGGAAAGTATTTAA